From the genome of Argentina anserina chromosome 4, drPotAnse1.1, whole genome shotgun sequence, one region includes:
- the LOC126791661 gene encoding uncharacterized protein LOC126791661 codes for MTSLNFDDQDSVLRSITDAPPTHYTLKIESLSILTKVSLEKYESGEFEAGGYKWKLVFYPNGNKNKNVKDHISLYLVMAGANTSQNHWGVHAVFRLFLLDQNTGNYLVCQEEKERHFHAMKLDQGFDQFLSVKAFNEASNGFLVDDTCVFGAEVFVSKERSMGKGECLSMVKDAVMYKHVWKINNFSSIKTDCHESKTFSHGNQQWKIQLYPKGKGSFMGTHVSLFLALADPTSLPPGTKIYTEFTIRILDQLHQRHNYSKANFWFSASKPEWGWYKFMTLGFFNHASMGFLFNNTCSVEAEVTVHGVSDSL; via the exons ATGACTAGTCTCAACTTCGATGATCAAGATA GTGTTCTGAGATCGATTACAGATGCACCGCCAACTCATTACACACTCAAAATAGAGTCACTTTCGATACTGACCAAAGTTTCATTGGAGAAATATGAATCAGGGGAATTCGAAGCTGGAGGATACAAATG GAAACTTGTTTTCTATCCAAATGGGAACAAAAACAAGAATGTTAAAGACCACATTTCTCTCTACCTGGTAATGGCTGGAGCAAACACTTCCCAGAATCACTGGGGTGTACATGCTGTTTTCAGGTTGTTTTTGCTTGATCAGAATACCGGAAATTACTTGGTTTGTCAGG aagaaaaggaaaggcACTTTCATGCAATGAAGCTTGATCAGGGTTTTGATCAGTTTCTCTCCGTCAAAGCTTTCAATGAAGCTTCCAATGGATTTCTGGTGGATGATACCTGTGTGTTTGGAGCAGAGGTCTTTGTTTCTAAAGAAAGAAGCATGGGGAAAGGAGAGTGTCTGTCTATGGTGAAGGATGCTGTTATGTACAAGCATGTTTGGAAGATCAACAACTTCTCAAGTATAAAGACAGACTGCCACGAGTCCAAAACATTCAGTCATGGAAATCAGCAATG GAAGATACAACTCTATCCCAAGGGCAAAGGCAGTTTTATGGGTACTCATGTTTCCTTATTTTTGGCATTGGCTGATCCTACCTCTCTACCTCCTGGTACTAAAATTTATACAGAATTTACTATACGCATCCTTGATCAACTGCATCAAAGGCATAACTATAGTAAAG CAAATTTCTGGTTTAGTGCCTCAAAACCAGAATGGGGTTGGTATAAGTTCATGACACTAGGCTTTTTCAATCACGCAAGCATGGGGTTTCTGTTTAATAATACTTGTAGTGTGGAGGCAGAGGTCACTGTCCATGGAGTTTCTGATTCCCTATAG
- the LOC126791026 gene encoding uncharacterized protein LOC126791026: protein MARADSDLGPLTQALSSSQLSTEKQPSYTDGDDAAAGGVQVTCFTEVVQDSITLHFQIIRLQKQIYAWIGCNSGKLGHLYAAAPTRPNTVSVTSIVGGSSDNTGSGIARRLVSRTGVNIILACNIPKNNPMVELDAEKLLVQKLLSLGYIRPKSQGL, encoded by the exons ATGGCTCGCGCAGATTCGGACCTGGGTCCTCTTACCCAAGCCTTAAGCTCTTCTCAACTCTCCACAGAGAAACAACCCAGCTACACCGATGGAGACGACGCCGCCGCTGGTGGCGTGCAAGTCACGTGCTTCACTGAGGTCGTCCAAGATTCCATTACCCTCCACTTCCAAATCATCCGCCTTCAGAAACAG ATATATGCATGGATTGGTTGCAACTCTGGAAAACTGGGGCACTTGTATGCTGCAGCACCCACTAGACCT AATACAGTGAGTGTTACGTCCATAGTTGGCGGGAGTTCTGATAATACAGGATCCGGCATTGCTCGGAGATTGG TGTCGAGGACTGGAGTAAACATAATTCTGGCTTGTAACATTCCTAAAAATAATCCCATGGTTGAG TTGGATGCTGAGAAATTGTTGGTTCAGAAGCTACTCAGTCTTGGGTACATCAGGCCAAAATCACAAGGATTGTAA
- the LOC126791025 gene encoding ubiquitin C-terminal hydrolase 12-like, which produces MSGEVGFDKLVSLTDFTDASNGCLMDDKCVFGAEVYVCNGRRVPRADCLSIRKTTSKKYKHTWKINFFSNLTDNYYTKQFTAGGRDWKILLYHEGTGNGNGTHISLYFGLADPKSFPDGTKLSTNFSLRILDQVHGRHYTSSWQKTLLSSSRSALGWPRLIGLDDFRREDKWCLKSDTCFLEAELTIDGTAMVLNT; this is translated from the exons ATGTCTGGTGAAGTCGGTTTTGATAAACTTGTCTCTCTAACGGACTTCACCGATGCCTCCAACGGTTGTCTGATGGAtgataaatgtgtgtttggaGCTGAGGTCTATGTTTGTAATGGAAGACGCGTACCCCGAGCAGATTGTCTATCAATAAGGAAGACTACCTCAAAGAAGTACAAGCATACTTGgaagattaattttttttcaaacttgaCCGATAATTACTATACAAAACAATTCACTGCTGGAGGCCGTGACT GGAAGATACTCCTCTATCATGAGGGAACTGGTAATGGAAATGGTACTCATATCAGTCTTTATTTTGGATTAGCTGATCCAAAAAGTTTTCCTGATGGCACCAAACTATCAACCAACTTCAGCCTACGCATTCTGGATCAAGTACATGGAAGACATTATACTTCTTCTTGGC AGAAAACTCTTCTCAGTAGTAGTCGTAGTGCTTTGGGTTGGCCTCGTTTAATTGGACTGGACGATTTCAGAAGGGAAGACAAATGGTGTTTGAAGTCAGATACTTGCTTTCTGGAGGCGGAGCTCACGATTGATGGAACTGCTATGGTGCTAAACACCTAA
- the LOC126792317 gene encoding uncharacterized protein LOC126792317, with amino-acid sequence MTNIEELTNQLSAMATDQQEGVLRSYSDSPPSHYCLRVEAFSLLTEQSVDGYETEVFGAGGYNCHYNMYNFAHRKLVFYPKWKQEKRWFFLLDQKKCKYLVVEGIIHDLFKPMLFAKEICFHRVMLRSPRFDKLMPLKEFTDASNGFLIEDTCVIGAEVFVCKEKALGKREHLSKINNAFMSKHVWNVDKFSKLTGKCHGSKPISAGDQKWQISIYPKGISYGKGTHCSIYLKLVDRKPIPPQNAVSVSSHPHGVGEFISLKILEEEKGLLKNDTCILEAEVIVHGVSKVL; translated from the exons ATGACCAATATTGAGGAGTTGACAAACCAGCTTTCTGCAATGGCCACCGATCAACAAGAAG GGGTTCTGAGATCATATTCAGATTCACCGCCAAGTCATTACTGCCTGAGAGTTGAAGCCTTTTCACTTCTGACTGAACAGTCCGTGGACGGATATGAAACGGAGGTGTTTGGAGCTGGAGGTTACAATTG CCATTACAATATGTATAACTTTGCTCACAGGAAGCTGGTGTTCTACCCCAAATGGAAACAAGAAAAGAGATG GTTCTTTTTACTTGATCAGAAAAAGTGCAAGTATTTAGTTGTTGAAGGTATTATACATGATCTATTTAAACCA ATGCTTTTTGCAAAGGAAATTTGCTTTCATCGGGTGATGCTTCGCTCGCCACGCTTTGATAAGCTTATGCCTCTAAAAGAATTTACAGATGCCTCGAATGGATTTCTCATTGAAGACACATGCGTGATTGGAGCTGAGGTTTTTGTGTGTAAAGAAAAAGCTTTAGGCAAAAGAGAGCATTTATCAAAGATAAATAATGCCTTTATGTCCAAGCATGTTTGGAACGTGGATAAATTTTCAAAGTTGACTGGTAAATGTCATGGGTCAAAACCAATCAGTGCTGGAGACCAGAAATG GCAGATCAGTATCTATCCCAAGGGAATTTCATATGGAAAAGGCACTCATTGTTCTATTTACTTAAAGTTGGTTGATCGGAAACCAATTCCTCCA CAAAACGCTGTTTCAGTGTCGAGTCACCCTCATGGGGTTGGAGAGTTCATCAGTCTAAAAATTTTGGAGGAGGAGAAAGGGCTTTTGAAGAACGATACTTGCATTCTGGAGGCAGAGGTCATCGTCCATGGAGTTTCTAAAGTACTGTAG
- the LOC126790630 gene encoding autophagy-related protein 8i-like: MGKIKSFKQEFSFDERLEESKNIIAKYPDRVPVIIERYSRTDLPELEKKKYLVPRDMSVGQFIHVLSGRLELTPGKALFVFVKNTLPQTASRMDSVYESYKEDDGFLYMCYSSEKTFG; the protein is encoded by the exons ATGggcaagatcaagtctttcaAGCAGGAGTTTTCTTTCG ATGAGCGTCTTGAAGAGTCAAAGAACATCATTGCAAAATACCCAGATCGAGTTCCG GTTATcattgaaagatactccagGACAGACCTGCCTgaattggaaaagaaaaa ATATTTGGTGCCTAGAGATATGTCTGTTGGCCAGTTTATCCATGTATTAAGCGGCCGGCTTGAACTAACTCCTGGGAAAGCGCTTTTTGTATTTGTCAAGAACACATTACCTCAAACAG CAAGTCGAATGGATTCTGTTTATGAAAGTTACAAGGAAGATGATGGATTTCTGTATATGTGCTACAGCAGCGAGAAAACCTTTGGCTAA